The sequence TAATGAAATATCTTACAGAAGTGGCAAGGATTACGAGCATACCACCACACTGAAGGGACACTCTAATTTTGTTACCTCTGTATGCGTTATAAATCCATCAGAACGTAATCCTACAggtttcgttataaccggcagCCACGACAAAACCATACATATTTATGTACCGGATCAAACGGAACCTATAAACGTTATAAAAAGTCATCAAGATACAGTATGTAAGCTAAGTACAGGTAAAAAGGAAGGTATATTCCTTTCCAGCTCTTGGGACATGAGCGCCAAAGTATGGAATCTTAGCGATTTAAGCAAACCGCAGTTGAATCTGTTAGGTCATACAGCAGCTGTATGGTGCGTCATAGATTTATCAAGCGGCTTGTACGTGACTGGATCAGCAGATAAGTTAGTCATAATATGGACAAGCGATGGTtccgtacaacataaattaacTGGTCACACTGATTGTGTtcgtgatatatctgcaataaATAACAATGAATTTTTAACTTGTGCCAATGATGCCACTGTACGTCATTGGAACGCATCTCTTGGAACTTGTTTAGGAACGTACTGCGGACATGAGAACTATATCTATAGTATCGTAGCCTTGGAAAATGGTACAAATATATTTACATGCGGCGAAGATCGAACGCTTAGGATATGGAATAACACCGAATTAAATCAAACTATTACCTTGCCAACTCAGTCTGTATGGTGCATCGCTTTACTTCCTGATGGTGACGTTATTGCTGGAAGTTCCGACTGTGTTGTCAGGATATTCACTTGCAATCCAGAACATTATGCGGATGCGGAAACGTTAAAAGAATTCGAGCAGGAGGTAGCCAGCAATAAACTCAATGCTCAACTAGAGTTAGGTGGGATCAAAGTCAAGGAGTAAGTTAAGaatctgagaaaaaaaaaaaaacaaaaaaaaaaataaaataaatcagatTATAAACAATAAACTGGCATGTTAATTTTTACACTAACAGTTTACCAGATGCAAAAGCATTGTTACAACCCGGTCAAAGAGATGGTCAAACGAAAATTGTTAATGACGGAGATGCGATAAGAGCGTACAGTTGGTCACAAAATGAACAAAGGTGGATAAAAATCGGAGATGTGATGGGCGCAAGTGGTGGCAGTGCGGCTACATCTGGGAAACAGCTATATAACGGAAAGGAATATGATTATGTATTTTCAGTTGACATACAAGATGGTGTTCCTCCGTTAAAATTACCTTACAATAACGATCAAGATCCATGGCACGTTGCACAGAAATTCCTTCTTGACAATGGTCTTAGCCAATTGCTGTTAGATCAGGTATACAGTTTAAATGATACCCATTATATTTTCCCTAATAACAAATCGTTTGTATAGTAATTGACTTTCATTTACAGGttgcaaattttataataaaaaattctcgACCTGCACCAGTTGTGAAAGCTGATGCTCAGTATGCTGATCCTTTCACAGGAGGCAGTAGATACATTCCTCAAGCAACGACAGACACAGTACCGCAGGAATGTGCGAAACCAGCAACAATAAACTCCTCTGATACGTCATTAACTCCTTCTTATATCCCTCACATTAAATACCTGAAATTAGAACAGGCTAATCTTCCTGCAATTTtgggtatatatatttttattatgttcaGATTCGTCGTTAATGTATTTattgaaagatttttctatttatttttgcagAAAAACTACGTGAATTAAATTCCAAACAAAGTGACCCTCTTAAGGTGTCGAATGAGCAGCTGGAATGTTTGGTAAAACTTGCAGGAAACAAAGCATCCGAACAATTAAGAGGCGATGCTCTGAACACGTTAATGGTCCTTTTAAATTGGTCTGATGACGTATTGTTTCCTGTTCTCGACATAACGAGACTGGTAGTACTGTGTAAAGATATTAACGATGTCCTGTGTACAGATGAATTGTTGCAAATCGTTAAGAATCATATTAGAAACGATGCACTTCCTTCTAACCAGATGCTCGTGTTTCGTTTATTAGCAAACATGTTTGCTTATGAAAAAGGTGAAAAACTGTGCATTAATTATAAAGATGAAATATTAAGATCTATACTGGATCTACAGTCTCTTGGGAGTAAAAACAATCAGGTAGAAATAGTACAtaggataaaattaaaattcaatttcattgttctaatttaattactaaaattGACTAAAATGGTTTCAGGTTGCAATTTCAACTTTTATATTAAACTTAACCGTGGCTTTGAACAAGTACAGTGATACCGTTGGTAAAACTCAATGTTTAAACGTAATATTTTCGGTTTTACCTCGTTTAAACGAATCCGAGGCGGTGTTTAGAACTCTGGTAGCATTAGGAACACTTTTATGTACGACAACAGATCAAAAAGACCGTGATCATTTAATCAAAGCGGTCCGACAATCCGAAGCTGCGTTAAatatacttaaaacaatgtcagAAACAAAAATCTCGACAAATACATCGAACAAGCTGGCGAATTGTTCAAAACAGATTATCAgcttaattatttaaacattgcaagatattatagaaaattataaaaaagaacaaaaaaaaaaaaaaaatacgaagtGATGAACTCGAGACTTTTAATGATTAATGTTGTAATTAACGAGTATACTTGCCGAAATTGCGTTAAATAGGCTTCTTATATTTTTTGCAAtttgatatttaaaacattatagtTACCTATTACTAATAAAagtacattttgccataataaaaagataatcttcatttgtaaaaaaaaaaaaaaaaaaaaaaaaaaaaataccaatATCAAACTTCGTGAAACGTATaagttttcttcatttctttctcATCTCGACGAGAGTTTTGTTTTTACTCGGTTCAGGTAAGATAAGTTGTATTtccaaatgaaaattaattaaaatatatgtacaacgatgaatataaaataataatttatgtaatatacataataTTTGATTAAATCTTTCGAGCATCGTGCTCGATAAACATACAACAGACAACAGTGTAATAGTagaatattgttattacattaacGTCAAATATATATTTCCTTAGTTGTATATCAATTAACTCTTGCAAATAGTCAAGAGTCGATTACcacaactgttttttttttctttctttcattttttcttctctccttctTTTAGTTAATTACATGAAAAATAACATTCACTGTGTACACTCAATATTAACTTCAATTATGCTCGATGAACAATACATATAGTACACGAAAGATAGTTACAGTATCAGGTCATTGTGGCTTATGGGAATGTGAATACgcgatttcattttttttttcttttttcatttttacaaaaataattttaaatatatattctgaGATCTGCAAGACAATAGAAACAGTGCTGATCGTACAATTCAAAATTTAGCATTCAAATTGTCGTACATAGTTTATTTTACTCTTACTCCTGTAGTAACGCGCACAGAATCGAGATCATCGtacaaagaaaatttcttattcGATAAATCTTGAAGATTAATTATACAGAATTACTGTCAGAAATTATCTGATCTATATTTTGGTGCAACATAGACTTGTCTGGATTAAAAGGAAACGCAGAAATCTCAacctttatacagggtgtcccagaaagagtgttagtcctttcAGGGAATGATAGTTGGGGTGAATCTAAACATcattttcctttgcaaaaatgttgtttgaagcttcgttttcgaattattaaggaaaaccactggccaatcagagtgcgcgggctcagggacggcagcctcgactcctgagcccgcgcgctatgcgcgctctgattggccagtgttttcccttaataattcaaaaacgaagctttaaacaacatttttgcaaaggaaaatgttgttcagattCACCCCAGCTATCATCCCCTgaaaggactaacactctttctgggataCCCTGTCGATGAAGATCCCTCGTGTTTCTCTTTAATTAAGAGAAGCTCGTTTCATTTATGACGTTCAGATTCTCAAATTTTCTTTCTACGACGACCCTGACCTTTTTTTccccgttttcttttttctggaaGTAGAAGAGATTCGGAATGCCCTATAGAAATGCACCGATCCATAAAGATGTActccttaattttatttaaccgaGATTATTTTTCGAGAGAATGTGCACACAACGTTGCATCTTAAAAGTCAGAATGCATCAAGAATACCCTTCTCAAGATAAGTCACTTTTGTGTATTGAAAAACTATGTCAAAAATTACGACGCTCGAGCTTCGAATTACCTCGTgtataactttttttttatctttaatctATACTGTTGAGTACGAGAAtgatttttctcaattttgTACCTCCGAACTTAAACTTAgttatgtgtgtgtgtgtgtgtggtgtGTGTTTTCTTTTTAAGCAGTTAATTAGTTTATTTCAACTACTTGTGATTGCCTGGTGTTTCGACGACTTATTTTCATCAGAGAACACGTGTCACTTCGAATAAGCATCGTCTTGCGATAAAACAAACACAGCCTCGTTAATTGAAGGGTTCAGGGaataagtattaaaaatatagaCTTTGTCCTTCGGGGATATAGTGTACGTATAAAATTGTATCCTAGAAATATACGAGGATAACATAGTGCTGAATAAATTCAAGGTATTTCAGACACTACTACCATTCACATAAAAGAAGTTTGAAATTGATATCTGGTAATATATCAATGTACAATGACGATCGTAGTAAGAAAGTACagatttcaatttataaaatactttCAATATTTAACACTATAGTGATAACTTAGAAAAAGTTGTTATAGAACCCTTTAACAGTCCTAGTTATTTTTCCTAAATTTTTAACATGACttatgtattataataatttgactatgtattatatatatgagaaattttagaatcataATAtcttatttatcaaattaagtatctttttcgaaaaacaaattttttatttgttttagtaATTCATTCAACTTCTTTGTATGTAGTATAATAGAATTGTGGCTTGGAAAGCCTGGAGAAAACAATTGTGTGTACATAGAAAAATACTAGAAAGGCTCAGCCATTTAACAACGTGCGACGAGTTAGTTCTCTTCAGGAGTTAGTACTCAACGAACATTCCTAATTATCTACTTTTACACTGTGGTTTCAATTGTCCTAGGGATGTATTTTCCTAGCTGAATGTAAACTTTGTTTCCTGCACCCTTCAATTAAGGCTTTTCATTCTCTAAAATTGCATTCAGCATGATAGGAGGGACCTAAAATTTGTATTGGGTCCCCCCTTGCCCGTCTCATTCAGCCGGCGTACTCGACGCCCACCTATCAAATTCTATTCCCGAGTCTGGGCTTAGACCTAAATCGATGGGGCTAAGGAAACTGGGCGCTGGACAATTACAGGGTCCCCCGGGTCGGCAGGCTCCTATACACCTCTGATCGTTCCCTCTGTTTCGGTCACCACGATCTCTCAGTTCCTTTTCAAAACTATGTAACTGTtccataaaatgaaaatttgggGCAACGTTCGATTTTCGACTACGTACTAGATTGAAAGCATCGTTCAAACTGAGGCTACACTTGTGCATAAGGTAAGCAACGGTGATTGTAACAGACCGAGATACTCCAGCTAAACAGTGAACCAGCACTCCTTTGTCCGAGCTCCGTGCTTCctctgaaaatattttacatttaattccCTTCATAGATTTGATGTAATTTGTTTTCCTTTCGTTATATATACTTACCAATGAATTGAATTGCTTGGGGAAAGAAACTAGCTAAGTTCTGGCTCCAATGATCACTTATAGGTATTTGCATGTATTTCATGGAACCCGCGCTTTCAAATACATTTGGCAAATCTGGGGTTACATTCAGAATGTATTGTATCCTGTGACGAGCTAGAGCCTCTCTATCTCCGCTATTTGCCGCGTTTCCAAGATACAAGTGGGGCAAGATTTCAACTGGGAAGTCTTTATCTTCTTCGGGTCCTGAAATAAGTTGCAAcagttttcatttcttttctttcttccagatattttattaaaccagACATTTTAATGTATACTAACCAACAGAATCACACGTACTATCACTGTCAGAGTCTGAGTATGACCTTGTCGGTGGAGTAGATATCCGAAGAGATCTGAGACCCATTAATTCTCCATCGTTAGAGTCCTGACCAGGAGGACCTTCACCGGTAGTCTGGCTACCTTCGCACCATTCAGGATATCTATTTCTGAACGCTTCGAAGCCATCtataaagaaatgaagaaaaaagaaccaTAGTAAAGTTGTAGTAAAATATATCCCTTCACAGAAAtcaatatttcattcattctcaATGTTTCAATTGATACGTGCTCTAGAGTCTTTAAGTTTTTACTATAAAGTTTAGCTGAATGAAAACTTGCATCCAAATCAATATTACAGGAATACATAAATATTGGATCTACCATTGACACTTACTCATTAAAATAGCTACACATCCTCCGCTACTTCTAAGCCTTCGAGTTAAAACTTGAATCGTTTCACCCTGATGTCCTGCAGGGTCAGTGGAGTCACCGATCAATACGAATGTCCCTCTGCTATTTTCATCACCGCACAGAAACACTTCAACTCGATTTCTTAGATCTAAGCACCTTATCGTCGACAGCAGATCAACTTTACCTGCTGCCAATCTTCTCAGCATGATGCTAGGTATGGCTAAAGGAACCGAACCTCTTATATGAGCTTCAGAGAAATCAGAATGCGCTCGACAGTCTAATATCAGAAGTTTGCTCGGACCGTCTCGAGATCTAAGCTCTCTGAAAAGCCATTCAGGGTCCACAAACTCCTCCTCCGTAACATTTCCCCCTGGCATGGTTGtacgttttaattaaatctcCTGACGCTTCTTTGGCCTGTGACTTCTTTTATGTTCCTTTTAAAACGCACCTGTTTCTATTCGCAAATGTATATCTTATCTCCATAGATTCCAGCGTGTTCCAAGAAGCAGAAACCTGAGTTTTCACAGTGTCGAAAGAATTTCTTTCATCTTATGGCACTTCCATGTAACGTGTTATCAATGATTCGTATAAGATAGTTGAAGCGCACGCATGACATTTGTCTCGCAAGAGAAA comes from Osmia lignaria lignaria isolate PbOS001 chromosome 8, iyOsmLign1, whole genome shotgun sequence and encodes:
- the Plap gene encoding phospholipase A2 activator protein, whose amino-acid sequence is MSLLRASHDYQNTMAKPCYKLRTSLFGHTSDVRAVATFADGTIVSTSRDETARVWKPSGSGKDYEHTTTLKGHSNFVTSVCVINPSERNPTGFVITGSHDKTIHIYVPDQTEPINVIKSHQDTVCKLSTGKKEGIFLSSSWDMSAKVWNLSDLSKPQLNLLGHTAAVWCVIDLSSGLYVTGSADKLVIIWTSDGSVQHKLTGHTDCVRDISAINNNEFLTCANDATVRHWNASLGTCLGTYCGHENYIYSIVALENGTNIFTCGEDRTLRIWNNTELNQTITLPTQSVWCIALLPDGDVIAGSSDCVVRIFTCNPEHYADAETLKEFEQEVASNKLNAQLELGGIKVKDLPDAKALLQPGQRDGQTKIVNDGDAIRAYSWSQNEQRWIKIGDVMGASGGSAATSGKQLYNGKEYDYVFSVDIQDGVPPLKLPYNNDQDPWHVAQKFLLDNGLSQLLLDQVANFIIKNSRPAPVVKADAQYADPFTGGSRYIPQATTDTVPQECAKPATINSSDTSLTPSYIPHIKYLKLEQANLPAILEKLRELNSKQSDPLKVSNEQLECLVKLAGNKASEQLRGDALNTLMVLLNWSDDVLFPVLDITRLVVLCKDINDVLCTDELLQIVKNHIRNDALPSNQMLVFRLLANMFAYEKGEKLCINYKDEILRSILDLQSLGSKNNQVAISTFILNLTVALNKYSDTVGKTQCLNVIFSVLPRLNESEAVFRTLVALGTLLCTTTDQKDRDHLIKAVRQSEAALNILKTMSETKISTNTSNKLANCSKQIISLII
- the Mkp3 gene encoding mitogen-activated protein kinase phosphatase 3 — protein: MPGGNVTEEEFVDPEWLFRELRSRDGPSKLLILDCRAHSDFSEAHIRGSVPLAIPSIMLRRLAAGKVDLLSTIRCLDLRNRVEVFLCGDENSRGTFVLIGDSTDPAGHQGETIQVLTRRLRSSGGCVAILMNGFEAFRNRYPEWCEGSQTTGEGPPGQDSNDGELMGLRSLRISTPPTRSYSDSDSDSTCDSVGPEEDKDFPVEILPHLYLGNAANSGDREALARHRIQYILNVTPDLPNVFESAGSMKYMQIPISDHWSQNLASFFPQAIQFIEEARSSDKGVLVHCLAGVSRSVTITVAYLMHKCSLSLNDAFNLVRSRKSNVAPNFHFMEQLHSFEKELRDRGDRNRGNDQRCIGACRPGGPCNCPAPSFLSPIDLGLSPDSGIEFDRWASSTPAE